The following are encoded in a window of Pseudomonadota bacterium genomic DNA:
- a CDS encoding Rrf2 family transcriptional regulator, with the protein MHLGTKGRYAVMAMIQLVAAEKEQRYKGYPIPLSVIAEQQEISILYLEQIFSKLRKKGLVRSVRGVGGGYVLGRPPHEISVADVMEAAEESFHITRCTPQNKKGCLHNQKRCQVHHVWEELERRLFQYLHSLSLEEIYQDPQTNRENQLIEVKNV; encoded by the coding sequence ATGCATCTTGGAACGAAGGGTAGATATGCTGTAATGGCCATGATTCAACTTGTGGCGGCTGAGAAAGAGCAACGATATAAAGGATATCCTATTCCTCTTTCTGTAATTGCAGAGCAACAAGAAATTTCTATTTTGTATCTTGAGCAAATTTTTTCAAAACTCAGAAAAAAAGGGTTAGTTCGAAGTGTTCGTGGCGTAGGAGGAGGATATGTTCTTGGAAGACCCCCCCATGAGATTTCTGTGGCCGATGTTATGGAAGCTGCAGAAGAGTCTTTTCATATAACACGGTGCACCCCTCAAAATAAAAAAGGATGTCTCCATAATCAAAAAAGATGCCAAGTTCATCATGTATGGGAAGAGCTTGAAAGGCGTCTTTTTCAATATCTTCACTCTCTTTCTTTAGAAGAAATTTATCAAGACCCTCAAACCAATCGAGAAAATCAACTTATTGAAGTTAAAAATGTCTAG